From a single Myotis daubentonii chromosome 5, mMyoDau2.1, whole genome shotgun sequence genomic region:
- the LOC132235621 gene encoding transcription elongation factor A protein 1-like: MVDEVVRIAKKMDKMVQKENAAGALDLLKELKNIPMTLELLQSTRIGKSANAIRKHSTDKEVISLAKFLIKSWKKLLDGPSTDKGPDEKEKDTAITSQNSPEAREESRSSGNASSRKDETNAPDTYVSSFPRAPSTSDSVRLKCREMLAAALRTGDDYVALGADEEELGSQIEEAIYQEIRNTDMKYKNRVRSRILNLKDAKNPKLRKNVLCGNISPDLLARMTAEEMASDELKEMRKNLTAEAIREHQMAKTGGTQTDLFTCGKCKKKNCTYTQLQTRSADEPMTTFVVCNECGNRWKFC; this comes from the coding sequence ATGGTGGACGAGGTGGTCCGCATTGCCAAGAAGATGGACAAGATGGTGCAGAAGGAGAACGCGGCTGGAGCATTGGATTTGCTGAAGGAGCTTAAGAATATTCCCATGACCCTGGAACTATTACAGTCCACAAGAATTGGAAAGTCAGCAAATGCTATTCGCAAGCACAGTACAGATAAAGAAGTGATATCTTTAGCAAAGTTTCTCATCAAGTCTTGGAAAAAGTTACTAGATGGACCATCTACTGATAAAGGTCCTGACGAAAAGGAAAAAGATACTGCAATTACATCACAGAATAGCCCTGAAGCAAGAGAAGAAAGTCGCTCCAGTGGCAATGCAAGCAGCAGAAAGGATGAGACCAATGCTCCAGATACTTATGTGTCATCATTTCCTCGGGCGCCAAGCACTTCCGACTCTGTACGGTTAAAGTGTAGGGAGATGCTTGCTGCCGCCCTTCGAACAGGAGATGACTACGTTGCTCTTGGAGCTGATGAAGAAGAATTAGGATCTCAAATTGAGGAAGCTATATATCAAGAAATAAGGAATACAGACATGAAATACAAAAACAGAGTACGAAGTAGAATATTAAATCTTAAGGATGCAAAGAATCCAAAGTTAAGGAAAAATGTGCTGTGTGGCAATATCTCTCCTGACTTATTGGCTAGGATGACGGCAGAGGAAATGGCTAGTGATGAGCTCAAAGAGATGAGGAAAAACTTGACCGCAGAAGCCATCAGAGAGCATCAGATGGCCAAGACGGGCGGAACCCAGACTGACTTATTCACATgtggcaaatgtaaaaagaagaattGTACTTACACACAGCTACAAACTCGTAGTGCTGATGAACCGATGACAACATTTGTTGTCTGCAATGAATGTGGAAATCGATGGAAGTTCTGTTGA